GCGCGACAGTTCACCGGCCAGGGTCAGCGGCAGCGCGACGTTGTCGGCCACGGTCTTGGACGCCAGCAGGTTGAAGTGCTGGAAAATCATCCCGACCTGCTGGCGGAAGCGGCGCAGGCTGTTGGCGTCGAGCGCGGTGACTTCTTCACCGTCGACGAAGATCTTGCCGCCGCTGGATTCTTCCAGGCGATTGATCAGACGCAGCAGGGTACTTTTTCCCGCGCCGGAGTGACCGATCAGGCCGAAGACCTGACCGTTCTCAATCGTCAGACTGGTCGGGTGCAGGGCGGGAATATCCTTACCGGCGACGCGGTAGGTTTTGTGGACGTTTTGAAACTCGATCACGTAGCGAACCTTGTGGGGCGCGTTGGAAAAGGGTCAGCGGTTAGCCGGGCGCGCATTTTAGCCTGTCCGTATAGAGGTTATTAGCATTTATTCCGCATTCAACCTTCCATTTGGCAATAACGCGATCGAAGGTTAGAAAAAAGGAACGGCTAAAAAGCGCGCCAGTCACTAATAAGGCAACTCGAAAACGCCCCCGGTGCCGTGCCTGGGGAATGCATATAAGTCCTGGCTACGGGATCGCAACGAGGAGTTTACGACTGATGAGTACTAAAAAGCCTGCCGCACCTAAAAGCGCACTGGCCGGGACCGATACCCTGGACCGCGGCAACACCAATGCCAAGCTCGAGAGCCTGGAAAAGTTTCGCTCCGACGCCACCGAACAAGCCCTGCGCACCAATCAGGGCGTGAAGGTTTCGGACAACCAGAACACGTTGAAGGTCGGCGCGCGCGGGCCGTCGTTGCTGGAAGACTTCATCATGCGTGAAAAAATCACGCATTTTGACCATGAGCGCATTCCAGAGCGCATCGTCCATGCTCGGGGCACTGGCGCTCATGGTTTTTTCCAGACCTATGAAAACCATTCCGTACTGACCAAAGCCGGTTTCCTACAAGATCCCGGCAAGAAAACCCCGGTCTTCGTGCGCTTTTCCACGGTGCAGGGTCCGCGTGGGTCAGGCGATACCGTGCGGGACGTGCGAGGTTTCGCCGTGAAATTCTTCACCGACGAGGGCAACTTCGACCTGGTGGGCAATAACATGCCGGTGTTTTTCATTCAGGATGCGATCAAGTTCCCTGACTTCGTGCACGCGGTGAAACCGGAGCCACACAACGAGATCCCTACCGGCGGCTCGGCTCACGACACCTTCTGGGATTTCGTCTCGCTGGTGCCAGAGTCGGCGCACATGGTGATCTGGGCCATGTCCGACCGGGCGATCCCGAAAAGCCTGCGCAGCATGCAGGGCTTTGGCGTACACACGTTCCGCTTGATCAATGCCGAAGGAAAATCACGCTTCGTCAAATTCCACTGGCGCCCTACCGCCGGTACTTGCTCACTGGTGTGGGATGAAGCGCAGAAGCTCGCCGGTAAAGACACCGATTACCACCGCCGCGATCTGTGGGAGTCGATCGAGATGGGCGACTACCCGGAGTGGGAGTTGGGCGTGCAGGTCATCGAAGAAGAAAACGAACATAACTTCGACTTCGACATCCTCGACCCGACCAAACTGATCCCGGAAGAACTGGTGCCCATTACCCCGCTGGGCAAGATGGTGCTCAACCGCAACCCGGATAATTTCTTCGCCGAAACCGAGCAGGTTGCGTTCTGCCCGGGCCATATCGTGCCGGGCATCGACTTCTCCAATGATCCGCTGCTGCAAG
This region of Pseudomonas mandelii genomic DNA includes:
- the katE gene encoding catalase HPII, with protein sequence MSTKKPAAPKSALAGTDTLDRGNTNAKLESLEKFRSDATEQALRTNQGVKVSDNQNTLKVGARGPSLLEDFIMREKITHFDHERIPERIVHARGTGAHGFFQTYENHSVLTKAGFLQDPGKKTPVFVRFSTVQGPRGSGDTVRDVRGFAVKFFTDEGNFDLVGNNMPVFFIQDAIKFPDFVHAVKPEPHNEIPTGGSAHDTFWDFVSLVPESAHMVIWAMSDRAIPKSLRSMQGFGVHTFRLINAEGKSRFVKFHWRPTAGTCSLVWDEAQKLAGKDTDYHRRDLWESIEMGDYPEWELGVQVIEEENEHNFDFDILDPTKLIPEELVPITPLGKMVLNRNPDNFFAETEQVAFCPGHIVPGIDFSNDPLLQGRLFSYTDTQISRLGGPNFHEIPINRPVAPFHNGQRDALHRTTIDKGRASYEPNSIDGGWPKETPPAAQDGGFETYPERIDANKIRQRSESFGDHFSQARLFFHSMSKHEQEHIISAYSFELGKVEREFIRARQVNEILANIDLELAKRVAQNLGLPAPKAGTVEVRKTSLDRSPALSQANLLPGDIKTRKVAILAANGVDGAAIDAMKKALKAEGAHAKLLGPTSAPVTTADGKTLPVDASMEGLPSVAFDAVFVPGGAASIKALSGDGVALHYLLEAYKHLKAIALHGEAKQLLDVLKLEVDAGLVVGADAQLIKPFFAAIGQHRVWDREPKAKAIPA